One window from the genome of Hoplias malabaricus isolate fHopMal1 chromosome 18, fHopMal1.hap1, whole genome shotgun sequence encodes:
- the zgc:56235 gene encoding voltage-dependent anion-selective channel protein 2-like: MAVPPSYSDLGKSAKDIFSKGYGFGIVKLDLKTKSQNGVEFNTSGSTNTDTGKAGGSLETKYKMKELGLNLSQKWNTDNTLATELSVEDQLAKGLKVSLDTSFVPNTGKKSGKLKTGYKRDYINLSCDIDFEGPVVHSAAVLGYEGWLAGYQLAFDTAKSKLVQNNFALGYKAGDFQLHTNVNDGTEFGGSVYHKVNDQLETAVTLAWTAGSNNTRFGVAAKYQLDSDASLSAKVNNASLIGVGYTQSLRPGVKLTLSALVDGKNFHTGGHKVGLGFELEA; this comes from the exons ATGGCTGTTCCTCCTTCATACTCTGACCTTGGCAAATCAGCAAAGGACATCTTCAGCAAAGGCTATG gtTTTGGAATTGTTAAGTTGGACCTCAAGACCAAATCGCAAAATGGAGTG GAGTTCAACACCTCTGGTTCTACTAATACTGACACTGGCAAAGCTGGTGGGAGCTTGGAGACCAAATACAAGATGAAGGAGTTGGGTCTGAATCTCAGTCAGAAGTGGAACACTGACAACACTCTGGCTACAGAGCTTTCTGTAGAGGACCAA CTGGCAAAAGGGTTGAAAGTGTCTCTCGACACATCCTTTGTACCAAATACTGG CAAGAAGAGTGGAAAACTGAAGACTGGGTACAAGCGAGACTACATCAACCTGTCCTGTGATATTGACTTTGAAGGCCCAGTGGTGCACTCTGCGGCAGTTCTGGGCTATGAGGGTTGGCTGGCTGGATACCAGTTGGCATTTGATACAGCCAAATCCAAACTAGTGCAGAACAACTTTGCTCTTGGATACAAGGCTGGAGACTTCCAGCTTCACACCAATGT AAATGATGGGACTGAATTTGGAGGTTCTGTGTACCATAAGGTGAATGATCAGTTGGAGACAGCAGTCACTCTGGCCTGGACTGCTGGCAGCAACAATACACGCTTTGGCGTCGCTGCCAAGTACCAGCTAGACAGTGATGCCTCTTTGTCT GCCAAAGTGAATAATGCCAGTCTGATTGGAGTTGGCTACACACAGAGTCTGCGACCTG GAGTGAAGCTGACACTCTCAGCACTTGTTGATGGCAAAAACTTTCACACTGGAGGACACAAGGTTGGACTGGGTTTTGAACTTGAAGCGTAG
- the tor4aa gene encoding torsin-4A, protein MGDKDLTETLSDGEMEKSSREPLTFYQFSSTVRAVVRIRQKYQAMKKRRMELALCGTPLLPPPRSTSPKIFTFDGVASNNSLIVGKKRKRKKGRILFPNCNRRVPQNKEHSRAKNCLVLLCVIVFLQIYNAIENLDDHVLKYDLEGLEKTLKREVFGQQEVTEGLLVHLKDYLSTYVHSKPLVVSLLGPTGVGKSHLGRLLAQHFRSVVGEQLVLQYFVLHHCPSEGDLPHCSKTLTSHISEMVTQAEEEEKIPIFIFDEMEHMPRELLDTVLTLIHTRDNNEYLNAIYILISNLEHEEITKFVLQNSSSIAVSGRPRLSKELKPLLLSKLKKHHLLWLEGELLPLSLLEKIHVIECFIDEMSREGFYPERSHVERLAEELSYYSVSELEFSRTGCKQVVAKVNLL, encoded by the coding sequence ATGGGAGACAAAGACCTTACGGAGACTTTATCAGACGGAGAAATGGAGAAGAGCAGTCGGGAGCCACTCACATTTTACCAGTTCTCCTCAACTGTGCGAGCTGTGGTGAGGATTCGTCAGAAGTACCAAGCAATGAAGAAGCGCCGAATGGAACTTGCACTTTGTGGAACACCCTTGCTCCCTCCTCCACGCTCTACCAGCCCCAAGATCTTCACATTTGATGGGGTTGCAAGCAACAATTCCTTGATAGTAGgcaagaaaaggaaaaggaaaaagggACGCATCCTATTCCCCAACTGCAACCGGCGTGTCCCACAAAACAAGGAGCACAGCCGGGCCAAGAACTGCCTGGTCCTGCTGTGCGTCATTGTCTTCCTTCAGATTTACAATGCCATTGAGAACTTGGATGACCATGTGCTTAAGTATGATTTGGAAGGACTTGAGAAAACCCTTAAAAGGGAAGTTTTTGGACAGCAAGAGGTAACCGAGGGGCTTTTGGTACATTTAAAAGATTATCTGTCGACCTATGTCCACAGTAAACCTCTGGTGGTGTCTCTACTTGGTCCCACCGGTGTTGGGAAGAGTCACCTTGGCAGGCTTCTCGCTCAGCACTTTCGTTCTGTAGTTGGAGAGCAGTTGGTCCTGCAGTACTTTGTGCTTCACCACTGTCCATCAGAAGGAGACCTGCCGCACTGCAGCAAAACCCTAACTTCTCATATTTCTGAGATGGTCACCCAAGCTGAAGAAGAGGAGAAGATCCCTATCTTCATCTTCGATGAAATGGAGCACATGCCCAGGGAACTGCTAGACACTGTGCTCACACTTATCCACACACGGGACAACAATGAATACTTAAATGCCATCTACATCCTCATCAGTAACCTAGAGCATGAGGAGATCACAAAGTTTGTCCTGCAGAACTCTTCTAGCATTGCTGTTTCAGGCCGGCCACGCTTGAGCAAGGAGTTGAAACCTTTGTTACTCAGCAAACTGAAAAAGCACCACTTGCTGTGGCTGGAGGGAGAGTTGCTGCCTCTCTCACTACTGGAGAAAATTCACGTGATAGAATGTTTCATAGACGAGATGTCCAGAGAGGGATTCTACCCAGAACGCTCCCATGTAGAAAGACTAGCTGAGGAGCTGTCTTACTATTCCGTGAGTGAACTGGAGTTTTCACGTACTGGATGTAAACAGGTGGTGGCAAAAGTGAACCTTCTGTGA
- the slc25a1b gene encoding tricarboxylate transport protein B, mitochondrial, whose translation MSGDPKLGKFVSPFHRPHCLSAAAPAGKAKLTHPGKAILAGGIAGGIEICITFPTEYVKTQLQLDEKANPPRYKGIVDCVKQTVQGHGVKGLYRGLSSLLYGSIPKAAVRFGVFEFLSNKMRDESGKLDSTRGLICGLGAGVAEAIVVVCPMETIKVKFIHDQTSANPKYRGFFHGVREIVRTQGFKGTYQGLTATVLKQGSNQAIRFYVMTSLRNWYKGDNPNKSINPLVTGMFGAIAGAASVFGNTPLDVIKTRMQGLEAHKYKNTVDCAMKIMRHEGPAAFYKGTIPRLGRVCMDVAIVFVIYEEVVKVLNWAWKTD comes from the exons ATGTCAGGAGACCCGAAATTAGGGAAATTCGTGAGCCCCTTCCACAGACCCCACTGTTTATCTGCAGCGGCGCCGGCGGGCAAGGCGAAACTAACGCACCCTGGAAAAGCCATTTTAGCTG GTGGAATTGCTGGTGGGATAGAAATCTGCATCACTTTCCCCACAGAGTATGTGAAGACACAGTTACAACTAGATGAGAAGGCAAACCCCCCACGTTACAAAGGCATCG ttgACTGTGTGAAACAAACAGTCCAGGGCCATGGGGTGAAAGGCCTGTACCGGGGTCTTAGCTCACTGCTGTATGGTTCCATCCCCAAAGCAGCAGTAAG GTTTGGAGTGTTCGAGTTCCTCAGTAATAAGATGAGGGATGAGTCTGGGAAGCTGGACAGTACGCGAGGGCTGATCTGTGGTCTGGGGGCGGGTGTGGCCGAGGCTATAGTGGTGGTGTGCCCTATGGAGACAATAAAG GTAAAATTTATCCATGACCAGACCTCAGCGAACCCCAAGTATCGAGGCTTTTTCCATGGTGTAAGGGAAATAGTCAGGACACAAG GCTTTAAGGGAACATATCAGGGATTGACAGCAACAGTATTGAAGCAAGGATCAAACCAAGCTATTCGTTTTTATGTTATGACCTCCTTGAGAAACTGGTATAAAG GTGATAACCCCAACAAGTCCATAAACCCTCTGGTGACTGGAATGTTTGGAGCCATAGCTGGAGCTGCCAGTGTATTCGGTAATACTCCACTTGATGTGATTAAGACTAGAATGCAG GGTCTTGAGGCCCACAAATATAAGAACACTGTAGACTGTGCTATGAAGATTATGAGACATGAAGGACCGGCAGC GTTCTACAAAGGGACTATTCCAAGGCTTGGCCGAGTCTGCATGGATGTGGCCATTGTGTTCGTGATCTACGAGGAGGTGGTGAAGGTTCTTAACTGGGCGTGGAAGACCGATTAA